CCTCGGCCTGGGGGGGGCGCCAGGATGAACGAAGACTCGCACAGTTTGTCCGTAGCACATCTCCATGGGCAAAATCATTCCTTACACTCAGCCCGACTCGGAGATTAAGGTCCCATTAGGATTCCAGGTCTGCTTGTTCTCGGGTACGACGAGGTGCGAAGTCGTTCATCACAAATCGAAACGTACGAGATGGAATCCGTTAAACATTGTTTTAATGCACAAGAGAAAGTTAAACGGTGCACCGAGACGATGCATGCGTCCGCGCtttcatgtttcacaactgCCCTCTggcaaataaaagaataaatgtgTCTGCGTATTTCTGTCTTGTGCATCTGGTCCTCTGTGCTATTTGTCATCGTTGCACATTCTTTGGTAAAGATGTCATTTAATTGTATCTTGCAGCCACTTGCGTGATAAATCCAAACACTTGATGTTCGGCTCCCGCAATGAAGCGGAGTCCAGCAGGGTTCTGGAAGACTTCTTTTGTGGGGGGAAACCCCGGTTGATTCCACAGGAAGAGGATTTGTTCTTAAACGATGTGAATGCGCCAACGTTAgcggtttgtttttttttagctttcttTCCACCACGATTGTTCCTGCCTGTCAAACCCTCATGAAAAGACACCTTCACAGTTTAGCTGATGTTGATGTAGGCAAAAGACTAAGACACGTGTGGACGTACGTGTTTTCACatgaccctcccccccccccgtcccgggGGGAGATTACCACACACATCCACGCACAGACCAGTGAACACATTTTCCCGGAAAAGGTACCGAAGGTGCGAAAACGCGGCCTTTCGGTACATGTGGCTGGCCGAGCTTGTTGCCGTTAATGTCAGGCACACGTGCGGCGCGATGCGTTCAGCACATGTCAGACGTTGCTGAAGAAAGCTTTCGTCACCTTGGCAACGATGTAGTACGACAGCCTGTCGGTGTAATATATGAGGAAAGAACAACCGGGCGTTTCCAGCGTCTGCGATGTGTCGTCCACAGGCGTCCGAGAGGACTGCGAGAGACAGAtggaaaaagaggggggggggggggggggggcacatgatGCTGATCGCCATCGCTCTGCTCCCATTGGGTGAGGGTCATGTTTTTGTCGACCGGGATTATTCTCCTTAGTTTCCTGCCTCGGCATCGAGGAGCATCACTTCATCCAGGCTGGGATATTTGAGCAACTATCGGTTCAAAATGGGACAGAAAAcggcgtgatgacatcatcatcatcatgctgtTGAACCCGGGGCACCTGTTGTGACATCACTGAAAGGGGGAGTGGCTGGGAGTTTCTGATTTTGGTTGGATAGGACTTCCCATTTTCATTTGGAGCTGGCATTGCGGTGAAGCGATGCCGCGGCTTCACCGTGGCGTCAACCAATGGCTAGTTAGCCGCGGCGTCGACTCCCATTTGATACGCGATTGGCTCGGGTTACGCTATTACCATGTCTGCATTGCTAATGActtcccctgggggggggggggcggagtggAGGGGGAACATGCGTTTGGCGTGTCAGTTTGAGGTGAGAACACACATGAGCCAGACTCGGGGgtagggtggggggtggggggggtcatcccCCCCAAATCAATCCTGACACCTCTTAAGAGCATCAATGGCACTCCAGCGCAATTACCCAGTCGGTAACGACATAAGCGCCCAGTTCCTTCCTGCTTCTCCCTTGCCGGGCCGGCGGCCGGCTCCCTCGGGCCGGTAGATGGAGACCGTGCACAAGGCTGACCTAGGAACAGTTGCTATTCGATCCCTCGGGGCGAAGAGATGCAGAGGCTGTGGTCCACACCGGTGGGGGGGGAGAGCAGCTGGGCTGTCAGCTTGAATGTGATGTAGCCCAGCTAGCCGGTTTCtcagcggtggggggggggggggggggaggcgatTTCTCCGGAGCAAACTTAGCCACGATCCAATCGCGAGTCGGCTCTCTGAACGGTTGGTCCGATCAGAGGCGATGGACTCGACGGTTAGCAACTGGAAGCGAAATCCTCCGAACGCGTCGTCTATCTTTTACATCACCGTCAGCGTTGAATAAATGAAGTTCAATCTGAAATGGAGaggattgacccccccccccccccccccctttttttttgttcccagGAGCCTCCGGCAGGTAGACGTGTTTTCTCTGGGATCCAGCCAACCGGGGTGCCCCACCTGGGCAACTACCTGGGCGCGCTCGAGAACTGGGTGGCCCTGCAAGACCAGTATCCTTCGGTGCTCTACGGCATTGTGGACCTGCACGCCATCACCCAGCCTCAGGACCCGGCCCGGCTCAGAGGCAACATCCTGGACGCGGTGGCCAGCCTGCTGGCCTGTGGCGTCGACCCGGAGAGGGCGATTCTCTTCCAGCAGTCCCAGGTGGTTCCGTTGGCCTCGCGTTACACACATTAAACATGCGTCCAGTACGCCTGCAGTGTCCAGTGGAATACCAGCAGGTGTCACCATTTACTTCAGTccacctgtttgtttgttttttgaccCTGCAGGTATCGGAGCACGCCGAACTCTCCTGGATCCTCGGCTGCCTGACCAGCATGCCCCGCCTCCGACACCTGCCGCAGTGGAAGGTCGGACATTTGAGCTCTTTTAGGCCGCACATGTTTCACGAACGGCTGCTCTTTGCTAGAGGTTTAGCTTCCATCGCTCCATTAACATGGAGTCCAGCTTGCTCGCCCCCTGTTGGCCAGCTGTGGCATCGGCCTAAATTCCTCGAGTCCCTCGCTCTAGCAGCTCCGCGGAGGTTCTCGAGTCTATTGAGAACTCgctctgccccccacccccaccccctgcttCTCATTACGACCGACCTGTTCGCAGTTAAGCATCATCTGGAGATGAACGCGAACAGAGAACTTGGCCTCAACGTCCGGCTAGCAAGCTGTGAAAATGATGATTGCCTTTTTTCTGGTCGTTCGCttgtgttttgattttttttttattattattctcattgCATCTCATCTCGTTTCCTCTCTGGTTCAGAATCTCACCGCTTTAATCGTTTCCATGTCGACGCTTGAGTTCTTTTTTTAGTAGTCGCCAGTTAAGATTCCTGTTTGAAGGCCTTTTATCCAACCTGCATTATTGATCGTCGATTCCACCGACCAATCATTTCTTCAAATCGCAGCTGCATTCACGTCCACATGTTGTACGTTTATCCGTTTATTTGATCTCTAACGCGGCGGTGGAACCCGTCCTACGAGACGGGTCGTGTCTTTTTCTGGTTGAAAGACGAGCCGGATTCTTCCCCTTTGCCTGCCGGCGTTTAttctcccttccttcctgtttgtctgttttatttttgcccaGATGAAGAGCAAGCTGAAGAACGAAGGCAGCGTCGGTCTCTACACGTATCCTGTCCTGCAGGCCGCCGATATTCTCCTCTACAAGTGAGTGTGTGCGTTCGTTATCGTGAACATGACCGTGTCGGTGTTTAGCTTCGAATCTGCTTTGGGTTTATTATAGTAAATCAATGCCGTGTGGCCCCGCCTCTGCCCGTAGCAAGCCGGGATTGGCTCCAGCGCCTCCCATGAACAGCAGGGCGGAAAAGcgtgaggaaaataaatgaacgaATGTGTAACTCAAACATGGAACACTTCGCTTCACAGGAAGTTGTTTTGCTTTGGGTCGGatgaagcagtaaaaaaaatactcgGTACGTCTTTATAGAttgcacgttttttttttgttttgttttttagagcAGGCACATGCGTGGCCATCCTGCTGAGCAGCAGATTGATCGTTGTGTGTTCGCGCCAGACAATGAATTAAACCGTCCGGTATTGATTATAGACATTTTAAACTCAGGTCCACTCACGTCCCGGTCGGAGAGGATCAGATCCAGCATCTCGAGCTGGCTCAGGATCTCGCTCGGATCTTCAACGGCCGCTTCGGGTTCCTGTTCCCAGAACCCGCCGCCCTACTCGGTaagaacacgcacgcacgcacacacacacacatacagacacacacgttTGATTGCTGGATTTGATTTACATCCTCATTAAATGTCTCCAGtttccatccgtccattttcttgtagtcGACCTCgttcgtctcgtctgcagccgttTTATCTGCTTGGCGAGTCGCGGCCGTTCTCGGATCCTGTCCCGGCCgactgtgggcgagaggcagggtacaccccggacgagtcgccagtgcatcgctgGGCCACACAGAAAAACGAACAAACACCCGCTACCGCTAAAAGTCAGGGACATTTCGAACCATCTGACAGAAAActattctggttttattttgaaattattcaaaacacacacacgcacacacacacacacacacatactcacacttGGCCAACATTTTCAGAGATCTCAGTTTCATCCTCCATCATCATTAGAATCATAATAGATCAAAATGGAGTCAGTCATGTGTGCAGCTTTGATTTTAGATTTGATTTTAGAATTacttccgtgtgtgtgtgtttgggggggggggggggggcaaaagctAGGCATTCCATCCTTACTTCTCATCTTTTGGCGTTGCACCACCTTCCCTTTGAAACCCAACCGAAGCCTTTTTAATTCAGCGGATGTAAGGAATgtctcgaggggggggggttatcacgCTGCGGCACGTGGACCGGATGCATCGCTGCACGCTGGGAGGCGAGGCCTTCATGCGCCGACACCAACGAGGCGGAAGTTCTGAAACTCTAATCCCGCAGTGTGACCCTGGATCCATCCCTTAACTCCTGGCTGCTGCTGTAAATCATCCCAATCTGACTTTAGATCAGCTCAAGCTGCAGTGAAAAGAACGTCAGAGTCGACTCAATGCATCGTGATGTTTTAAAACATCACGGTTTATTCTGAAAAACTCACCAGGAAGTGACTGGAAtcatatttctatatttctagCGCTGGTCTGAAGGAGACACTTTTCTCTCGTAGTATTTCCCGTTAGATTTACTCGATTACTCGAGCCCAGAGAACAGCTCACCGCTGATCAAAACGCTCGTCTGTTTACGTtgggattcatttattttttttgcccctgGTTTAGCCTTGCAGGCCAAATACGTTATCCTGCTTCCCTCTGATTGGTGTATGTTGTTGTAGTCAAACGTTTCATTTCAGCTATCGCTCTCCACTCCTCATCCTGCCGCTGTGCTTCATCCCaagagacattttcttttttaaagacgTGTCGACTTCTTCAAACGCCTGATTTCTCGCTCTGATTTTCTTCCGCAGGCTCCACGCGAAAGATCAAGTCCCTACGAGACCCTTCCTCCAAAATGTCTAAATCCGACTCCCAGGCGATGGCGACCATCAGCATCGCCGACTCTCCTGACGACATCGCCCTCAAGGTCCGCCGCGCCGTCACTGACCTCACCTCCGAGGTCACCTTTGACCCCGAGACGCGGCCGGGCGTGTCCAACCTGGTGACGATCCACGCTGCCGCGGCGAGGATTGGCGTGGAGGAGGCGGTCTCCCGGGCCAGGGGGTTGGACACGGGCGTGTACAAGAAGCTCGTGAGCGAGGCGGTGATCCGGAGGCTGACGCCCATCAGAGAGGAGATCAACCGGCTGAGGCTGGACCCTGCTCACCTGGAGGGGGTCCTGGCCCGGGGGACCCGCAGAGCCCGGGAACTGGCTGCACCGGTCCTCAGAGAGGTCCGCCAGCGGGTGGGGCTCTGCTGAGGAAATTTCAATGACAATAATTATGGATTACACAAATAAATTCCTCCCAACCGACTATTCCTTTAAgttctctcctccatcttccgTTCTTCCTCGGGCCCATGCACTCGCCTCCTGCCGCTGCAGCTCTCACTCACTCTGCATCGCACCTTCTCTGCCCCCAGAATTAAACACACGGCGCTGCCCCCAATATATCGATACCTGAGATAATGGATAACCTGCAGTTGATCAGATGGATGGAACCGTATCCAGACGGTAACTCACAAACCACTGAGAGGTCCTTCTGCAGGATCAGTGAATGCGGTGGGATTGTTGAATATCCCaggattaaaatgtttaattcgTCTTTTCCAATTACAgaatttttaaaaacaaatgcacgcagtgaatttaattttcttttaaattgaCAACTTGGAGCTGCGTTTTACGGCACTGCTGAACTCTAAATTTAACTAATTAAACTAAGTCTTGATTTAAAAATCCATCCCATTTCTAAAAAcgtttatatataaatgtttaaaatataattataaaataatttattcccaATATTCTGCACACATCAGCCCCGCTTTGTCACGcattggttttttttatatatataaaagttgTGATTTGAAATAACAGTCGTCTCTCTTGGTTTTAATTCcatgtcatttttaattaaatatgtaaCCCACCAGCCGCGCTCTCGTTCCGGACCCAacggacggagggacggacggCCGGGCCCGACGCGGACCTCGGCCCTTCCCTGCAGGGCCGcggctcctgcagctgctcctccggGTGGGGGGGCGCAACAACCGGAGCGCTGCTGGCGGTTCGGTCGCTTTGCTTCTAGCTGCGGGCTTTTATCTTCGGGGTCACGCGGGGTCAAAAACGCGCTAATTGAAAATTAGATTCAGGTTTGTCCGTTTCCGCAGCGcgcatgtctgtctgtctgtctgtctgctgcgtGCGGTGAAaacatcaaattaaatattgttcAGGCAGGTTTATGGTTTATGACTAAAGTGGGATTTTTGTAAATTTAAGAGCATAAACATAAATATTCAGTATTCAAAATGTCTCACGTTAACATTAGCCCACAAAAAATCACTCCAAACGTgagtatttataaatatatattttgaaactCGATTATAGTTAAATAGTctaatttaaagaaaacagtCACGTTAATTAATTTCTGCTTCTCCAGCCTGTCGGTAATTAGTAAAATCACCTTGACACACATTTTTATAATTAAACGGTTTAAAAGTTTTGCCttaatttgtacttttttttttcttgttagAAAAAGTTCCTTTCATGAATGTTTCCATTCATGAATATTCGTATTAATTTATGTGTAAGCAAGGCTttcataaatattaaaaacgCAATAAATACATAAGTGACTTCTAAAGtttaacatattttatattcttAGCTGTATTTTGTCTGCCGGTAATTCGTTTGATCAGCGGTGGCATTTGAAAATGTGCTGCAGGACGAAGCGATGCCTTCTCGGCGTGAAAAgccgcctctcctcctctgactgACCCCCCATCAGGAACATCCTCCGCCACTCACTTCTCATCCCTTCGTTTTGTCACTGGTGGAAAATGTGCTGCAGATTCCTCCGCGTCGGGCCTGCAGATagtgaaatgttgttgttgttattgttgttgctgttatcGGGTCCATGATCAAATTCGTTACCAGAATTTTTTTATATGAATATTTAGCAATAATTATAAACAAAAcgaaatgtatttttcattggAAGTTATTCTTCACATTTACGGcagatatattttatttattttcctaacataataataaagacaatatTTTTTCCAATTTTTTAGACACTTTcgttatttttattcttttattgaaTAATTAATATTGTTgagcttgtttatttattattttagggACATTTTACTgcgtgattttttttaatctttaattcatttcctgactAATATCTGATCGTTAAATATAAAACTAAAACAGACTAATATAATAAATTGATGACAGGTTGGTTGTTGTCGCTGGAGGCCCGTCCCGCTGCTCCGTCCTCTCTTTCTAATCTTTGCGTTCCCCTGAGTGTCGGACAACGCAGCCCCGAGGTCAGTCCACCTGTCCCGCCCCGGCACTGTCGGGTCTTTAGCATTTGGGGGACAAAATCAAGCTGGAATGTGACGTTTTCCTCCAATCCTCCTCCAAAAGACTGCGTCAAGATGACTAGGAGACGTTCAGGAGGCCGAGGAGGACTGTCCCAAACCTGGATGACAGACCTTCAGAGACCTGCGGGTGCTCTAAAACCAGGACCAGTGACGTCATTTAAAACgttttgacagatttttttcctgcattttattctttaatccgaatgaatattaaatataacgacacataaataaagaatgaatgTATTTCTTCCATATAGGATGAATTCTGGAGTCATTTTATTCGGCTTTTTGCTGTCGGGATGACGCGACCGCGCGTCTGGGCGCGCGTCTCCGCTTTCATTGGACGAGACGCTTTCTTTTCGCCGTATTTCCTTACTTCTCATTGGATGCGCGGGGTTTGACAGCGGTCACGTGGGCCGCCCCTTGCgcctggagaaaaaaaacactcctcCAGGAGTGAGTATCAATCAGAGAGAAGTTgagggacagaaagagaaaaagaaagacgcGGAGAGACGCATCCAAACGCGCAGCCGAGATGAACCGGGCTGCCTCCAAAAGTTCCCCGCAGCGTTTCTAGTCTCAGTTGGGATTACTTTGGACACTCGGTGAGTTTGCGTCCGGCTGTATtgacggttttttttttttttttgctgctgtttcgATTGCCTGCGTTGGACGGACGGAGACGGGCTTTCGCCGcgtccccctcccccaccccgtCGGGTGGATTTGAGAGAAATGAGTGAGAGGAGGCGATCTGCCGCAGCTCTGAGCTCTCGAGCCCACGCTTTTTCCGTGGAAGCCCTGATCGGCTCCAACAAGAAGAGGAAGCTCCGGGgctgggaggagaaggagctggagtTGTCCATGGAGAGCCTCGCCACGGAGGGAGAGGATCCGGCGCACTGTCTGGATATGGACCCGGGTCAGTGCGCAGACGTGCACCACACCGCTATGTCACGGCCGGCCTCGCGTCGCAACCTGGAGTGTTTTAAATCCAACGAGAGATGCTCGTTGGATGATCCCGATCTGCTGCGCACACACTAAAAAATAGTTTCACTGTTTATATGCGCATCTTAAGAACCCGAAGCCTTCAGGCCTGCGCATGAAAGATCCGATCTGGTGTCCGGAGTAGGACGCAGAGTTGTGTTTGTGGCCCCGCAGGCCTGCAGCGAGGCCCGGGCGTGACGCAAGAAGGTTCCCTGGCGCGGCGTGAAGGGTCTGGTGCGTCTTATTCTCAGAGGGGAAACATCTTTCTAACATTTTGAATGAAGGAATCGCAAGTAACTTAGCGATGGGCTTCCACCCCGCGTCGGGAACCcaatatctatttattttttaaaaaaacgttCAAAGTTGGTTTAAAGACGAAAAAACTCCGCGTGAATGTCGCgtaaaaacaaagagaacaagtgaaatggaataaaatgcgGATTTATTTACAACATGAGAAACGAGGGATTGAGGAGAAGTTTTATTGAGTTCAAATTTACATTTGATCCTTTAAGCAATtagaatttttttatttctttaatataAACATCAGATAAGGTGCGCCAATATCAGATCTTGGGTATCcagtgattattttattttattgtattttatatttttatacatgtgaAAGCAGGCGTGTTCCACGGCGGCTGCTTTAGAGGTCACAAGACGAACTGTAATCCTGGAGGATTTCCTTTATCTGTCCTGACGTGACTTCATCCTGTTCTGGTCTGAGACATTTTAAACTCCTGTTATAAATCAACGAGCTGCGCCACAAGAAGCTCATTTTAAACCGCCATTTAATTTTGTTCAAAGTTTAAGAGTAATTCCTTCTAAACAGTGGCACAATTTAATTTTCTCGCCTATCGGGGGAAAATGAAGTTTTTGTAGCTCCAttgcgtcttttttttttttttaatcactgaaTTTGAATTTGGTTGCAATATAaaattgtgttgtgtgtgaatgacatTAAATCCTAGTATTAGTGCAGACACGAGCTGAAATAAGGCTTTCCTCCGAAGGCCGCTGACCTGACGCAGCGCCTTTACGCGCGGCTCCCAGGGGAggattgttgctgctgctgatgtctgGGTGTCGAGCTGCCTCTCAGCGGTGAGAGGCTGGTTTTAAAAGGCCAACGCTAATCTACAAAACTAAAGACTGGGATCATTAAAGTTATTTAacaacctttcttttttttctcttcctttgtcACAAACAGTTTTTCTGTTCACCATGTCGAAGGTTTTTTACGTGGAATTTTAGGATTAGAggttaaatgaatgaatcgCCCAGttccctgtcccccccccccccccccccccccccccctcggtccaACTCATTAGCGGGTTCCTGGCAGGTTCCGCAGGTCCTTCTCGAGCCCCTAAAGCCCCCGCTTCGGGGAGTCGGGCGGCAAGAACAGCGAGTCTCTGTGGTCAGATTATGTGGTTTTGAGAGGAACCCTTAAcagagtgattttatttttactcaactCCAGGCTGGAAGCCGGTTGGTCGTATAACACGTTTATTAGCCTCAAACACAAGGACGGGACCCAGAAACGCACCGGATCCGACCCCGGCTTGCGTTTAGAGCTGGACGGGTCAGCTCGACCAACCGCCTCTCCGTATTATTTACTATTCGACGTAGAGCTACATCTAATTTAagatttaatgtcatttatcaAAGACCCAAACTCTATGATTTACAAGGTGTCACTTTGCGCTTTTACGCACAGATTACGCATGTAATTAATCCACATAAACACTTGATTTCTCGCCAGTCATATACGTTAATAGCAATTTATCTGGATTACTGTAGATCAGTAATTCGGTTTTTTCTCAGAGGAAGTTTCTCTGCTGATTTTACGCGCGCAGTTTGACAAACTTTTGCTGCTTCTCTCGTCTTTGAAAATGAATCAGTATGGAAACAGGTGCTCTCATTTTTCATTCTCATCGTTCCTTCGCATTCTAAAAAGATTAATAGATTCCATAAAAGGTCATTTATTGGTTTTATAGCAGTCATCAGATAAACCCCTAACTTCTGATAATCAGCTTGAATTCTGCTTTTAGAATCTGTAAAGTACAAACAATATTTTGCCTCATTCTGTATTTTGAATTAATGCTACACTTTAAATttcaaaaaaattatttaaattaaatacagtgcATTTTTATCACCATTTTAGCgtcacatatttaaatatttggaaACTTTCTGCAACAAAATAAAGTTCTGCAAGCTTGACTTTAGATTTAAGCGGTCAAACTTTgttaaagatgttttttaattaaaatatgttgTAATATTTCTGCCGGCTGCCACAgcattatataaaaaaagatatccTATTAAATACAGAAAGAACATATTTAGGTAATCGACAATATAAAATTAGTTTCTAAATTCATTCACAGCTTCTTTTATTTAACGCGTTTGTGGATTGATCTCATAACATTAATGAGGCCAGACATGGTCGGGGGGGTCAACCACAAGCTTCAGGCCCTGGCACTATACTGTGTGTGAGAGTTGCATGTGTAGCCTCGAAGGAGGCACATTTTTGCACATCAGTGAATCTCACCTGtttcttttaattcattcacgttaaaaaaaaataaacttatcTTGTAATAAAATGTGCATCACCAGGCCTCGTGTAAACACGCTAACGTATATAAAACGCATTTCTTCAGCTTACTTCGGACTGAtttgcgtgtgtatgtgtgtgtgtgtgtgtgtatgtgtgtgtgtgtagacaggTCCTTCAGCCCGATGACAGGGCGTCCAGGTGGAGGCTTCGCCCTCCTCTTTTTGCTTTTGCTCTCTGGAACGTGTCTGTTTCCTCTGAAGGCTTCAGATGCAAATATTCACACTGAATTCAGGTCCTGAGGAAAACCATTTATCATTTATCTCCTCTGTAgagtaaataaaatgtcacattttgaaatgattaTTTGTTCATGGCTGCTGAGTGTgaaatgaggaggaggccgtgcgtgtgtgtgtgtgtgaatagctCAAAGCTGGGATGCTGTCCAGTCTCTCAGATCCTCATTTGCATAACACCAAGCGAGAgagtcgtcgcccccccccccccccccccccataattcAGTCAATAAAGAAAGGAACACACATTTAAAGGGTGCtgtaataatatttattcaaggggaaatatttaaaattgaaagtgtttttttttttgttatagcaaaaaaagcaattttccgtttttaaaataaattctggATTTCGGATAAATGCATGTTGGAAATCCTGATTTTGCTGAGAG
This region of Brachionichthys hirsutus isolate HB-005 chromosome 12, CSIRO-AGI_Bhir_v1, whole genome shotgun sequence genomic DNA includes:
- the wars2 gene encoding tryptophan--tRNA ligase, mitochondrial, yielding MALPVRTNLKRLLRFIERFNPPKRFFCSGTGTGNEEPPAGRRVFSGIQPTGVPHLGNYLGALENWVALQDQYPSVLYGIVDLHAITQPQDPARLRGNILDAVASLLACGVDPERAILFQQSQVSEHAELSWILGCLTSMPRLRHLPQWKMKSKLKNEGSVGLYTYPVLQAADILLYKSTHVPVGEDQIQHLELAQDLARIFNGRFGFLFPEPAALLGSTRKIKSLRDPSSKMSKSDSQAMATISIADSPDDIALKVRRAVTDLTSEVTFDPETRPGVSNLVTIHAAAARIGVEEAVSRARGLDTGVYKKLVSEAVIRRLTPIREEINRLRLDPAHLEGVLARGTRRARELAAPVLREVRQRVGLC